The proteins below come from a single Hemitrygon akajei chromosome 2, sHemAka1.3, whole genome shotgun sequence genomic window:
- the LOC140738047 gene encoding zinc-binding protein A33-like: protein MAERLTESLCCGVCTQTYTEPVTLDCGHNFCRPCVLGLWAGQEGTVPCPQCGQTFPRRELKTNQLLATLVTSLGVLRLDPEPALTGQRCPSHWAQLMLFCPKDLALVCPSCLAQEPDGRKSLMPPEEAYTFCQAKLENSAAFLEKRLLEYRTAECSQGTRISETLELAKNLQENIEAQFSKMHQFLWEQETSLSERLTKESQELVQTLEGNLTLVSKRTTSIEKLIAEIRSLIHTEDQDRLLTEIKNIIQRSDLHREPVLQPPEMNVGEFHGPLQYAAWKQMLNVVSPVPESLILDPETASPSLILSKDHTMVKRRIKLRQVPESYRRFTFCAAALTTEGFASGTHYWEVDVEASSAWIVGAAKETAERTEDVLLTPDNGFWTVRLWNDRVHCPRDGLASAHSCANAKPERIGIFLDYEKGQLSFYDAGDMSHLCTFFERFSERLYPFVFPLSGLETADTEVLRLFHLRL, encoded by the exons ATGGCTGAGAGACTGACTGAGAGCTTGTGCTGTGGCGTCTGCACGCAGACCTACACTGAGCCCGTGACCCTGGactgcggacacaacttctgcaGACCCTGCGTCTTGGGGCTGTGGGCCGGGCAGGAGGGCACCGTGCCGTGCCCTCAGTGCGGCCAGACATTCCCCAGGAGGGAGCTGAAGACCAACCAGCTGCTGGCCACCTTGGTGACCAGCCTGGGCGTCCTGCGACTGGACCCCGAACCTGCGCTGACCGGGCAGAGGTGCCCTTCCCACTGGGCACAGCTGATGCTCTTCTGCCCCAAGGATCTTGCGCTGGTGTGCCCCAGCTGCCTGGCACAGGAACCGGATGGAAGGAAATCCTTAATGCCTCCAGAGGAAGCCTACACATTCTGCCAG GCAAAGCTGGAGAACTCGGCTGCTTTCCTGGAGAAAAGACTGTTGGAGTACCGGACGGCGGAGTGCAGCCAGGGGACCCGGATCTCTGAGACGCTG GAATTGGCGAAGAACCTCCAAGAGAACATCGAGGCACAATTTTCCAAGATGCACCAATTCCTGTGGGAGCAGGAGACGAGTCTGAGTGAGCGGCTGACCAAGGAGTCCCAGGAACTGGTTCAGACTCTGGAGGGGAACCTCACGCTGgtctccaagaggaccacctcCATCGAGAAGCTCATTGCAGAGATACGCTCGCTGATCCACACTGAGGACCAAGATAGGCTCCTGACG GAAATCAAGAACATCATTCAAAG GAGCGATCTGCACCGGGAGCCGGTGCTCCAGCCGCCCGAGATGAACGTCGGTGAGTTCCATGGCCCGTTGCAGTACGCGGCGTGGAAACAGATGCTAAACGTCGTCAGCCCAG TTCCGGAGTCGCTGATTCTGGACCCGGAGACGGCGAGCCCCTCTCTCATCCTGTCCAAGGACCACACCATGGTGAAGAGGCGGATCAAGCTGCGGCAGGTGCCCGAGAGCTACCGGAGGTTCACCTTCTGCGCCGCCGCGCTAACCACGGAGGGTTTTGCCTCGGGGACCCACTACTGGGAGGTGGACGTGGAAGCTTCGTCCGCCTGGATCGTCGGCGCCGCCAAAGAGACGGCGGAGCGCACCGAGGACGTGCTGTTGACACCCGATAACGGCTTCTGGACGGTCAGGCTGTGGAACGACAGGGTGCACTGCCCCCGGGACGGGCTGGCATCGGCCCACTCGTGCGCCAACGCCAAGCCCGAGCGGATCGGGATCTTCCTGGACTACGAAAAGGGGCAGCTCTCCTTCTACGACGCCGGCGACATGTCGCATCTCTGTACCTTCTTTGAACGCTTCTCAGAGAGGCTCTACCCCTTTGTCTTCCCTCTCTCCGGCCTGGAAACGGCCGACACTGAGGTGCTCCGGCTTTTCCACCTGCGGTTGTGA